One Luteolibacter flavescens DNA window includes the following coding sequences:
- a CDS encoding sodium-translocating pyrophosphatase, with amino-acid sequence MQRFLTDYGIATSLTLGAVGLAGAIHLIRMVNSSDAGNDRMTEIAGAVQAGAKAYLHRQLVTVSIIATILFFAIGFLRDWPTAAGFVLGAVCSLAAGYIGMMIAVRANVRTAQAASVSPHSALRVAFNGGAVTGLLVVALGLLSVGFFFRAVEEYSGDTRVAINSLVGLALGSSLISVFARLGGGIYTKAADVGADLVGKIEQNLQEDDPRNPATIADNVGDNVGDCAGMAADVFETYAVSLIGAVLVGFLTAGADAREVLIYPFVICGVSIIGALLGIGFVNFTRLSPTRALVGGVVISGVVSAALLKPVTSSMFPQAIDFSGKLVGASELFNCVLIGIAMTFAAVVITNYFTSTAHRPVRRIAEACNTGHATNIIAGISTGHHATVLPVLCIAGSIWMCYSEAGLYGIAIAVVSMLSLSGIIISLDAFGPITDNAGGIAVMSGLDPSVRKITDELDAVGNTMKAVTKGYAIASAGLAAMVLFGSYVEELKAHLHQNFVFDLMDPRVMIGLFIGGLLPYSFTAYAMDAVGSAAGAVVREVRRQIEAFPGILTGQETPDYRQCVDIVTKAALRQMIMPALLPLIFVVGVALIPEHGLYLLGGVLVGTIVTGLFIGIAMTSSGGAWDNAKKFVEDGNHGGKGSPAHAASVTGDTVGDPYKDTAGPAVNPMIKVVNILAILLIPILFR; translated from the coding sequence ATGCAGCGCTTTCTAACTGACTACGGCATCGCCACCTCCCTAACCCTCGGTGCCGTCGGATTGGCCGGGGCCATTCACCTGATACGGATGGTGAATTCCAGCGATGCGGGGAACGACCGCATGACGGAGATCGCCGGGGCGGTGCAAGCGGGCGCCAAGGCCTACCTGCACCGGCAGCTCGTCACCGTTTCCATCATCGCGACGATCCTGTTCTTCGCCATCGGCTTCCTTCGCGACTGGCCCACTGCCGCCGGATTCGTGCTCGGGGCGGTGTGCTCGCTGGCCGCCGGATACATCGGCATGATGATCGCGGTCCGCGCCAATGTCCGCACGGCACAGGCGGCCTCGGTCAGCCCGCATTCCGCGCTGCGTGTGGCCTTCAATGGCGGAGCCGTGACCGGCCTGCTGGTGGTGGCGCTGGGGCTGCTCTCGGTGGGCTTTTTCTTCCGGGCGGTGGAGGAATACAGCGGAGATACGAGGGTGGCGATCAACTCGCTCGTAGGCCTGGCCCTGGGCAGCTCGCTCATCAGTGTCTTCGCCCGCCTCGGCGGAGGGATCTATACGAAAGCCGCGGACGTCGGCGCGGATCTCGTGGGAAAGATCGAGCAGAATCTCCAGGAGGATGACCCGCGGAATCCGGCCACCATCGCGGACAACGTCGGTGACAATGTCGGCGACTGCGCGGGCATGGCGGCAGACGTTTTCGAAACCTACGCCGTGAGTTTGATCGGTGCCGTGCTGGTGGGATTCCTGACCGCCGGTGCCGATGCGAGGGAGGTTCTCATCTATCCCTTCGTCATCTGTGGCGTCTCGATCATCGGGGCCCTGCTGGGCATCGGCTTCGTCAATTTCACGCGCCTCTCCCCCACCCGCGCGCTCGTGGGCGGCGTGGTCATCAGCGGGGTGGTTTCCGCAGCGCTCCTCAAGCCGGTCACGAGCTCGATGTTCCCGCAGGCCATCGATTTCTCCGGCAAGCTGGTCGGTGCTTCCGAGCTCTTCAATTGCGTGCTGATCGGCATCGCCATGACTTTCGCCGCGGTGGTCATCACGAACTACTTCACCTCCACCGCGCATCGCCCCGTCCGGAGGATCGCCGAGGCATGCAATACGGGGCACGCGACGAATATCATCGCGGGGATCAGCACCGGCCACCACGCCACCGTGCTGCCGGTGCTGTGCATCGCGGGCTCCATCTGGATGTGCTACTCGGAGGCAGGGCTCTACGGCATCGCGATCGCCGTGGTCAGCATGCTCAGCCTGTCCGGCATCATCATCTCGCTCGATGCCTTCGGCCCCATCACGGACAATGCCGGAGGCATCGCCGTGATGAGCGGGCTCGACCCATCCGTCCGCAAGATCACCGACGAACTCGATGCCGTCGGCAACACGATGAAGGCCGTGACCAAGGGCTACGCCATCGCCTCCGCGGGACTCGCCGCGATGGTGCTCTTCGGCTCCTACGTCGAGGAGTTGAAAGCTCACCTGCACCAAAACTTCGTCTTCGACCTGATGGACCCGCGCGTTATGATCGGGCTCTTCATCGGCGGCCTGCTCCCCTACTCCTTCACCGCCTACGCGATGGACGCAGTGGGCAGTGCGGCGGGGGCCGTGGTGCGGGAGGTCCGCCGACAGATCGAAGCCTTCCCGGGAATTCTCACTGGCCAGGAAACACCCGACTACCGGCAGTGCGTGGATATTGTCACAAAGGCCGCGCTGCGCCAGATGATCATGCCCGCGCTGCTGCCGCTGATCTTCGTGGTGGGTGTCGCATTGATCCCGGAGCACGGGCTGTATCTCCTCGGCGGGGTGCTGGTGGGAACCATTGTCACCGGGCTCTTCATCGGCATCGCGATGACTTCCTCCGGCGGGGCGTGGGACAATGCGAAGAAATTCGTGGAAGACGGCAACCACGGCGGCAAGGGCTCGCCCGCCCACGCGGCCAGCGTAACGGGTGACACCGTGGGCGATCCCTACAAGGATACCGCAGGCCCGGCGGTGAATCCGATGATCAAGGTGGTGAATATCCTCGCGATCCTCCTTATCCCGATTCTTTTCCGCTGA
- the kdpF gene encoding K(+)-transporting ATPase subunit F has translation METIVTGVIAIALLAYLFTAMIRPEKF, from the coding sequence ATGGAAACCATCGTCACCGGCGTCATCGCCATCGCCCTGCTCGCCTATCTCTTCACGGCCATGATCCGGCCGGAAAAATTCTAA
- the kdpA gene encoding potassium-transporting ATPase subunit KdpA, which yields MHANDWLQFALFLGILAAITKPMGRYLCQVLDPDGKTCLDPALRPVERLTYRLMGVKSGEEQDWKGYTLAMLLFSLVGIVFTYAILRLQHILPMNPQGLPALSPALAFNTAVSFTTNTNWQSYGGESTMSYFSQMVGLTFHNFVSAATGIGIAAALVRGIARHTTNALGNFWVDLVRCTYYLLLPICVAFAVFLVSQGMIQNFKSYDTAQMLEPQTVQVESTNDAGETVTESSVVNTQTIAQGPMASQAAIKMLGTNGGGFVNVNAAHPYENPTPFANFIQMLSIFAIGSGLTWYLGKSTGNQAHGWSVWAAMMVLFTCGTLACWWAEAAGNPIHHALGVAAADGNFEGKEVRFGIFNSSLFAVVTTSASCGAVNAMHDSFTAIGGLIPLFMMELGEVVIGGVGAGLYGMIVFVVLAVFIAGLMVGRTPEYLGKKINAFEVKMAMLALLVLTLTILGFTAWASVSGWGLAGLNNAGPHGFTEILYAYSSATANNGSAFGGLTANPSSGDPHYNVTLGIAMLVGRFLMIVPILALAGSLVKKKVSPPGPGTFPVSGGTFTILLIGTVLLIGALNFLPALALGPIVEHFLMHGGNLF from the coding sequence ATGCACGCAAACGACTGGCTCCAGTTCGCCCTCTTCCTCGGCATCCTCGCGGCGATCACCAAGCCCATGGGCCGATACCTCTGCCAGGTCCTCGATCCCGACGGGAAGACCTGTCTCGACCCCGCGCTCCGACCCGTGGAGCGACTCACCTACCGCCTCATGGGCGTGAAGTCTGGGGAGGAACAGGATTGGAAAGGCTACACGCTCGCCATGCTGCTTTTCAGTCTGGTCGGCATCGTCTTCACCTACGCGATTCTGCGCCTCCAGCACATCCTGCCGATGAATCCGCAGGGCCTGCCCGCGCTCTCCCCCGCGCTCGCCTTCAACACGGCGGTCAGTTTCACCACGAACACGAACTGGCAGAGCTATGGCGGCGAATCCACCATGTCCTACTTCTCCCAGATGGTGGGGCTCACCTTCCACAACTTCGTCTCCGCCGCCACGGGCATCGGCATCGCCGCCGCACTCGTGCGCGGCATCGCACGCCACACGACGAACGCGCTGGGGAACTTCTGGGTCGATCTGGTGCGCTGCACCTACTACCTGCTGCTGCCGATCTGTGTCGCCTTCGCGGTCTTCCTCGTATCGCAGGGCATGATCCAGAATTTCAAGAGCTACGACACCGCCCAGATGCTGGAGCCTCAGACCGTGCAGGTGGAATCCACCAACGATGCCGGTGAAACGGTGACCGAGTCATCCGTCGTGAACACCCAGACGATCGCGCAGGGCCCGATGGCCTCGCAGGCCGCGATCAAGATGCTCGGCACCAACGGCGGCGGCTTCGTGAATGTGAACGCCGCGCACCCCTACGAGAATCCGACGCCATTCGCGAACTTCATCCAGATGCTCTCGATCTTCGCGATCGGCAGCGGCCTCACCTGGTATCTCGGCAAGTCCACCGGCAATCAGGCACACGGCTGGTCCGTCTGGGCGGCCATGATGGTGCTCTTCACCTGCGGCACCCTCGCCTGCTGGTGGGCGGAGGCCGCGGGCAATCCCATCCACCACGCGCTTGGCGTGGCAGCGGCTGACGGAAACTTCGAAGGCAAGGAAGTCCGCTTCGGCATCTTCAATTCCTCGCTCTTCGCGGTCGTCACCACCTCCGCTTCCTGCGGTGCGGTGAATGCGATGCACGACTCCTTCACGGCGATCGGCGGCCTCATTCCCCTCTTCATGATGGAGCTGGGTGAAGTCGTCATCGGCGGCGTGGGGGCCGGTCTCTACGGCATGATCGTCTTCGTGGTGCTCGCCGTCTTCATCGCCGGCCTGATGGTCGGACGCACGCCCGAGTATCTCGGCAAGAAGATCAATGCCTTCGAGGTGAAGATGGCCATGCTCGCACTGCTGGTGCTCACGCTGACCATCCTCGGCTTCACCGCCTGGGCTTCCGTCTCCGGCTGGGGACTCGCGGGTCTCAACAATGCGGGCCCGCACGGCTTCACCGAAATCCTCTACGCCTACAGCTCGGCCACCGCGAACAACGGCAGTGCCTTCGGCGGTCTCACGGCGAACCCTTCCAGCGGCGATCCGCACTACAACGTGACCCTCGGCATCGCCATGCTGGTCGGCCGCTTCCTGATGATCGTGCCGATCCTCGCGCTCGCCGGATCGCTCGTGAAGAAGAAGGTCTCACCTCCCGGCCCGGGCACCTTCCCGGTCTCCGGCGGCACCTTCACCATCCTGCTCATCGGCACCGTCCTGCTCATCGGCGCGCTGAACTTCCTGCCCGCCCTCGCGCTCGGCCCCATCGTCGAGCACTTCCTGATGCACGGCGGCAACCTCTTCTAA
- the kdpB gene encoding potassium-transporting ATPase subunit KdpB: MSTKVQSLFDKAILMPAVGESFKKLDPRLMVKNPVMFVTEIAAVLTTVSIFTTKTDHGFIVQLAIWLWFTVLFANFAEAVAEGRGKAQADSLRKARKDTMARRLTRDGREEVIAAPLLEKGDRVVCETGDVIPADGEVIEGIASVDEAAITGESAPVIRESGGDRSAVTGGTRVISDRIVIQITSEKGNTFLDRMISMVEGAKRQKTPNEIALTILLSAMTLIFLLVCITLKPFGIYAGMEFTTPVLVALLVCLIPTTIGGLLSAIGISGIDRMIRRNVIATSGRAVEAAGDIDVLLLDKTGTITIGNRMASAFLPAPGVTEQELADAAQLSSLADETPEGRSIVVLAKEQFNLRGRELQQPHAQFVPFTAQTRMSGVDFDGRCIRKGAAESVKRWVEEQGGHFPVDVSNAVEAAARAGRTPLVVADGRKVLGVVELKDVVKGGIKERFAQLRKMGIRTVMITGDNPMTAAAIAAEAGVDDFMAQATPEDKLKRIRAEQDAGHLVAMTGDGTNDAPALAQADVGVAMNTGTQAAREAGNMVDLDSNPTKLIEIVEIGKQLLMTRGSLTTFSIANDVAKYFAIIPAMLMVTFPAIAPLNVMKLASPQSAILSAVIFNALIIIALIPLALKGVAYKPLGAMAVLRRNLLVYGLGGLVLPFAGIKAVDIIVSSLHLV; this comes from the coding sequence ATGTCCACCAAAGTCCAATCTCTCTTTGACAAGGCGATCCTGATGCCTGCCGTGGGGGAATCCTTCAAGAAACTCGACCCGCGCCTGATGGTGAAAAACCCGGTGATGTTCGTCACCGAGATCGCCGCGGTGCTCACCACCGTCTCGATCTTCACCACCAAGACCGACCACGGCTTCATCGTCCAGCTCGCGATCTGGCTGTGGTTCACCGTGCTCTTCGCGAACTTCGCGGAAGCGGTGGCGGAGGGCCGCGGCAAGGCCCAAGCCGACAGCCTGCGCAAGGCGCGCAAGGATACGATGGCGCGCCGCCTCACCCGCGATGGCCGCGAGGAGGTCATCGCTGCTCCCTTGCTTGAAAAGGGCGACCGCGTCGTGTGCGAGACCGGTGATGTGATCCCTGCCGATGGAGAGGTGATCGAGGGCATCGCCAGCGTCGATGAGGCAGCCATCACCGGCGAGTCCGCTCCGGTCATCCGCGAGAGCGGTGGCGACCGCAGCGCCGTCACCGGCGGCACCCGCGTCATCAGCGACCGCATCGTCATCCAGATCACCTCGGAGAAAGGCAATACCTTCCTCGACCGCATGATCTCGATGGTGGAAGGAGCCAAGCGCCAGAAGACGCCGAACGAGATCGCGCTGACGATCCTGCTCTCGGCGATGACGCTGATCTTCCTGCTCGTCTGTATCACGCTGAAGCCCTTCGGCATCTATGCAGGCATGGAATTCACCACGCCCGTGCTGGTCGCGCTGCTGGTCTGCCTCATCCCCACCACCATCGGTGGTCTGCTGAGCGCCATCGGCATCAGCGGCATCGACCGCATGATCCGCCGCAACGTGATCGCTACCAGCGGCCGTGCCGTGGAAGCCGCCGGCGACATCGACGTGCTGCTGCTCGACAAGACCGGCACCATCACCATCGGCAACCGCATGGCCTCCGCTTTCCTGCCCGCACCGGGCGTGACGGAGCAGGAGCTCGCCGATGCAGCCCAGCTTTCCTCGCTGGCTGACGAGACCCCGGAAGGCCGCAGCATCGTGGTGCTCGCGAAGGAGCAGTTCAACCTCCGCGGCCGCGAACTCCAGCAGCCTCACGCACAGTTCGTGCCCTTCACCGCGCAGACGCGCATGAGCGGCGTGGACTTCGACGGACGCTGCATCCGCAAGGGTGCCGCCGAGTCGGTGAAGCGCTGGGTGGAAGAGCAAGGAGGTCACTTCCCCGTGGACGTGTCGAATGCCGTGGAAGCTGCTGCCCGCGCCGGACGCACGCCACTGGTGGTTGCCGACGGCCGCAAGGTGCTCGGCGTGGTCGAGCTGAAGGACGTCGTGAAGGGTGGCATCAAGGAGCGCTTCGCCCAGCTCCGCAAGATGGGCATCCGCACCGTGATGATCACCGGTGACAATCCGATGACCGCCGCTGCCATCGCCGCGGAGGCGGGCGTGGATGACTTCATGGCGCAGGCGACACCCGAGGACAAGCTCAAGCGCATCCGCGCCGAGCAGGATGCAGGTCACCTGGTCGCGATGACCGGTGACGGCACAAACGACGCCCCCGCACTTGCCCAGGCCGACGTCGGCGTGGCTATGAACACCGGCACCCAGGCCGCCCGCGAGGCCGGCAACATGGTGGACCTCGACAGCAACCCGACGAAGCTCATCGAGATCGTCGAGATCGGAAAGCAGCTCCTGATGACCCGCGGATCGCTGACCACCTTCTCCATCGCCAACGACGTCGCGAAATACTTCGCGATCATCCCCGCGATGCTGATGGTCACTTTCCCGGCGATCGCCCCGCTCAACGTGATGAAGCTCGCATCACCACAGAGCGCCATCCTCAGCGCCGTGATCTTCAATGCGCTCATCATCATCGCGCTGATCCCGCTCGCCCTGAAGGGCGTGGCCTACAAGCCACTGGGAGCGATGGCCGTGCTGCGCCGCAACCTGCTCGTCTACGGCCTCGGCGGCCTGGTGCTGCCATTCGCAGGCATCAAGGCGGTCGATATCATCGTCTCCAGCCTCCACCTCGTCTGA
- the kdpC gene encoding K(+)-transporting ATPase subunit C has protein sequence MNSFLSQLRSAAVSTAVLAAVTCGAYPLIVTGISRTVFTDKADGSLIKDSSGKVVGSSLIGQTFTGEKYFHPRPSAAGANGYDGASSSGTNLGPTSQKLADQVKERVAAYRITNGLAADQEVPADAVTASGSGLDPHISPANAALQASRVAKARNLPEEEVRSVIDDNTDKPDLGIFGEPRVNVLKLNLALDSLGGTPAAGGAN, from the coding sequence ATGAACTCATTCCTTTCCCAACTTCGCAGCGCTGCAGTCTCCACCGCCGTCCTAGCTGCCGTCACCTGCGGTGCCTATCCGCTGATCGTCACCGGCATTTCCCGCACCGTCTTCACGGACAAGGCGGACGGCAGCCTGATCAAGGACTCGTCCGGCAAGGTCGTCGGCTCGTCGCTGATCGGCCAGACCTTCACCGGCGAGAAATATTTCCACCCCCGCCCGTCGGCTGCCGGTGCAAACGGCTACGATGGTGCCAGCTCCAGCGGCACCAACCTCGGGCCGACCTCGCAGAAGCTCGCCGACCAGGTGAAGGAGCGCGTGGCCGCCTACCGTATCACCAACGGCCTCGCCGCGGATCAGGAGGTGCCAGCCGATGCCGTCACCGCATCCGGCAGCGGACTCGACCCCCACATCAGCCCGGCGAATGCCGCGCTGCAGGCAAGCCGCGTGGCCAAGGCCCGCAACCTGCCCGAGGAAGAGGTCCGCTCCGTGATCGATGACAATACGGACAAGCCCGACCTCGGCATCTTCGGCGAGCCTCGTGTGAATGTTCTGAAGTTGAACCTCGCGCTGGATTCGCTCGGTGGCACGCCGGCGGCTGGCGGGGCGAACTAA
- a CDS encoding potassium-transporting ATPase subunit C — MKHPLLITFSGIALATVGWLWPWDDGERLPDGTRAAMILLQSQQSGPAYFHPENEVQPDEQGISWISPQQALGQLDRVMRERKLTAGDRQALTELISEASEPHPSRAIGGQRINVARLNVAMDARQEKQ; from the coding sequence ATGAAACACCCGCTCCTCATCACCTTCTCCGGGATCGCACTCGCGACCGTCGGATGGCTTTGGCCATGGGACGATGGGGAGCGGCTTCCCGATGGGACGCGAGCCGCGATGATCCTGCTGCAGAGCCAGCAATCCGGACCGGCCTACTTTCATCCGGAGAATGAGGTCCAGCCGGACGAGCAAGGCATCTCGTGGATCTCGCCACAGCAAGCCCTCGGCCAATTGGACCGGGTGATGCGCGAGCGGAAGCTGACCGCGGGCGACCGGCAGGCGCTGACCGAACTGATCAGCGAGGCATCGGAACCGCATCCGTCGAGAGCCATCGGCGGACAGAGGATCAATGTCGCGCGCCTGAATGTCGCGATGGATGCCCGGCAGGAAAAGCAGTAG
- a CDS encoding sensor histidine kinase: MTHDRPDPDLLLAQVQREEGRRRPGRLFIFLGMCPGVGKTYAMLQTARQRRNDGLRVLVGVVETHGRVETAALLDGLEILPRRKIEHGGHLLEEFDLDAALTRRPDFLLVDELAHTNATGSRHAKRYQDVLELLDAGIDVCTTLNVQHIESQVDVVRQVTGVAVQETVPDSLLDRAHEIQLVDLSVEKLLQRMSEGRVYLGERADAAAEGFFREGNLTALRELALRFTAEKVDRDLEDFRRARRDATPWKTNARLLVGVAPTPYSESLVRWTRRAAARIGCPWIGVWVEGSRMLRPDEEELLSRGLALVRRLGGEVVHVTGDDVAKALLDVAQERNVSQIVVGKSDHRRFRRTTLTDRIIAGSGDIDVCVVRPLAGKRAKPPQEAVPASRWREYGSALLLTTAVTLLSMLLLPYSGYMVPSFIYLLAIVLGSMKWERGPMLLMAGASAFAWDCLFIPPRFTFHVNEPEDMAMLAMFFVVALAMGQLTTRLKMRERAERERQLHTDALLRVTQQAALHPQPDKGLEAALRIIESILGGQIALLLRQDDHSLGRNAHQASAFAPDDAEFAVAAWSFANHQLAGRFTDTLPAAAATWFPLQTATSTMGVLGLNREAKQFTFTERQATEAFALQLALILEKEHFIVAVQHAEKLEEGEKLRRALLDSVSHELKTPIAVIRAAVDASDSGNDPYLAEIDTASRRLQRIVEGLLQMTRLESSVIEPRIEWCDATDIVSAALESTGDIFRERAFTSRIVPDLPLVKTDHSLMEQVLANVLHNAAVHTSPDTPVELMIRRHPGGIEFVVRDHGKGIPQGEEKKIFGKFHRAPGAPAGGTGLGLSIAKGFLRALGGEIFARNHHGGGAEFTIRLNAETMEPATVAEA, encoded by the coding sequence ATGACCCACGACCGTCCTGATCCGGATCTCTTGCTCGCGCAGGTCCAGCGCGAGGAAGGAAGGCGTCGCCCCGGCCGTCTTTTCATCTTCCTCGGCATGTGTCCGGGAGTTGGGAAGACGTATGCCATGCTCCAAACCGCGCGGCAGCGGCGGAACGATGGGCTGCGCGTGCTCGTCGGCGTGGTGGAGACGCATGGAAGGGTGGAGACCGCCGCGTTGCTGGACGGGCTGGAGATCCTACCGCGCCGGAAGATCGAGCACGGCGGGCACTTGCTGGAGGAATTCGACCTCGATGCTGCCCTCACGCGGCGGCCGGACTTCCTGCTGGTGGACGAGCTTGCCCACACGAATGCCACGGGCAGCCGGCACGCGAAGCGATATCAGGACGTGCTGGAGCTGCTCGACGCGGGCATCGACGTGTGCACCACACTCAATGTCCAACACATCGAGAGCCAGGTCGATGTGGTCCGCCAGGTGACCGGCGTGGCCGTACAGGAAACGGTGCCGGATTCCCTGCTCGATCGGGCACACGAGATCCAGCTCGTGGACCTCAGCGTGGAGAAGCTCCTCCAGCGGATGTCCGAGGGCCGCGTGTATCTCGGCGAGCGGGCTGATGCAGCGGCGGAAGGATTTTTCCGCGAAGGGAATCTCACCGCGTTGCGGGAGCTCGCACTGCGATTCACGGCAGAGAAGGTGGATCGTGATCTGGAAGACTTCCGCCGCGCTCGACGTGATGCGACGCCATGGAAGACGAATGCGCGCCTGCTCGTGGGCGTCGCCCCCACCCCCTACTCGGAGAGCCTGGTTCGCTGGACCCGGCGGGCAGCAGCGAGGATCGGCTGCCCGTGGATCGGCGTGTGGGTGGAGGGATCGCGCATGCTCCGACCTGATGAAGAAGAGCTGCTTTCGCGCGGGCTCGCGCTGGTGCGCAGGCTCGGAGGCGAGGTCGTCCATGTGACCGGGGACGATGTCGCGAAGGCCCTGCTCGATGTCGCACAGGAGCGCAATGTCAGCCAGATCGTCGTCGGCAAGTCGGACCACCGGCGCTTCCGCCGCACCACGTTAACGGACCGCATCATCGCGGGAAGCGGTGACATCGACGTGTGCGTTGTACGGCCGCTCGCGGGAAAACGGGCGAAGCCGCCGCAGGAGGCCGTCCCTGCCTCCCGCTGGCGCGAGTATGGCAGCGCGCTCCTGCTCACCACCGCGGTCACGCTGCTCTCCATGCTGCTGCTTCCCTACAGCGGCTACATGGTCCCCTCCTTCATCTATCTGCTGGCGATCGTGCTCGGCTCAATGAAGTGGGAGCGCGGGCCGATGCTGCTGATGGCTGGCGCTTCGGCATTCGCGTGGGATTGCCTCTTCATCCCCCCGCGATTCACCTTCCACGTCAATGAACCGGAGGACATGGCAATGCTCGCGATGTTCTTCGTCGTGGCCCTTGCGATGGGCCAGCTCACCACGCGGCTGAAGATGCGCGAGCGCGCCGAACGCGAACGCCAGCTCCACACGGACGCGCTACTACGCGTGACCCAGCAGGCAGCCCTGCACCCCCAACCGGACAAGGGCTTGGAAGCGGCGCTGCGCATCATCGAGTCCATCCTCGGCGGCCAGATCGCGCTGTTGCTCCGCCAGGACGATCACTCGCTCGGACGGAATGCGCACCAGGCCAGCGCCTTCGCACCAGACGATGCGGAGTTCGCGGTTGCCGCGTGGTCATTCGCCAATCACCAGTTGGCCGGGCGCTTCACCGACACGCTGCCCGCTGCGGCAGCGACGTGGTTCCCGCTGCAAACGGCGACTTCGACGATGGGGGTGCTCGGCCTCAATCGGGAAGCGAAGCAATTCACCTTCACCGAGCGGCAGGCTACCGAGGCATTCGCACTGCAGCTCGCGCTGATCTTGGAGAAGGAGCATTTCATCGTGGCGGTGCAGCATGCGGAAAAATTGGAGGAGGGAGAAAAACTCCGCCGCGCCTTGCTCGACAGCGTTTCCCACGAACTGAAGACCCCCATCGCCGTGATCCGCGCCGCGGTGGATGCCAGTGACTCCGGGAACGACCCCTACCTCGCCGAGATCGATACCGCCTCCCGGAGGCTCCAGCGGATCGTGGAAGGCCTGCTTCAGATGACGCGCCTGGAATCCTCGGTGATCGAGCCGCGGATCGAGTGGTGCGACGCGACCGACATCGTCTCCGCCGCACTGGAGTCCACCGGCGATATCTTCCGCGAGCGCGCTTTCACCTCCCGCATCGTGCCCGACCTGCCGCTGGTGAAGACCGACCACTCGCTGATGGAACAAGTGCTGGCGAATGTCCTTCACAATGCCGCCGTCCACACTTCGCCGGATACCCCGGTGGAGCTTATGATCCGCCGACATCCCGGGGGCATAGAGTTCGTCGTGCGTGACCACGGCAAGGGCATCCCGCAGGGCGAGGAGAAGAAGATCTTCGGGAAATTCCACCGCGCTCCCGGAGCACCGGCGGGAGGCACGGGGCTGGGGCTCTCGATCGCAAAAGGCTTCCTCCGCGCACTCGGCGGTGAAATCTTCGCCCGCAATCATCACGGCGGCGGCGCGGAGTTCACCATCCGCCTGAATGCCGAGACGATGGAACCCGCCACCGTGGCCGAAGCATGA
- a CDS encoding response regulator, which yields MTALVIDDEVQIRRLLKLALESRGYVIHEAENGQLGLQACAVHRPDVVLLDLGLPDLDGLEVLKRLREWSDVPVLILSVRDDEPQKIGALEAGADDYVTKPFATGELLARLAAIQRRRHGNDTPEIVFGPLLVRLDRHEAILKGYELKLTPTEFAFLRALVKHPGKIVTQRQLLREVWGPQAEEQTHYLRVYANLLRKKLGDLLLIRNEPGIGYRIVEPL from the coding sequence ATGACCGCACTAGTCATCGACGATGAAGTCCAGATCCGCCGCTTGCTGAAGCTGGCACTGGAGTCGCGCGGCTACGTGATTCATGAAGCAGAGAACGGCCAACTCGGCCTGCAGGCCTGCGCCGTCCACCGGCCGGATGTCGTCCTGCTCGACCTCGGCCTGCCCGATCTCGATGGCCTAGAGGTGCTCAAGCGGCTGCGCGAATGGAGCGATGTACCGGTGCTGATCCTTTCCGTCAGGGACGATGAGCCGCAGAAGATCGGAGCGCTTGAGGCAGGTGCCGACGACTACGTCACCAAGCCCTTCGCCACCGGCGAACTGCTGGCACGGCTCGCCGCGATCCAGCGAAGGCGACATGGCAATGACACGCCGGAGATCGTCTTCGGCCCCTTGCTCGTGCGACTGGACCGGCATGAGGCGATCCTGAAGGGCTATGAGCTGAAGCTGACGCCCACCGAATTCGCCTTTCTCCGCGCACTGGTGAAGCACCCGGGCAAGATCGTCACCCAGCGACAACTCCTCCGCGAAGTGTGGGGACCACAGGCGGAGGAGCAGACGCACTACCTGCGCGTCTATGCGAACCTCCTGCGAAAGAAGCTCGGCGACCTGCTGCTGATCCGCAACGAGCCGGGCATCGGCTACCGGATCGTGGAACCGCTCTGA